The Pleurodeles waltl isolate 20211129_DDA chromosome 6, aPleWal1.hap1.20221129, whole genome shotgun sequence genome has a segment encoding these proteins:
- the LBX1 gene encoding transcription factor LBX1, whose translation MTSKDESKSSMVEERRRSPLDHLPPPANSNKPLTPFSIEDILSKPSVRRSYGLCGTAAHLLGVEKPPPAGLALSGRALLSQTSPLCALEELASKTFKGLEVSVLQAAEGRDGMTIFGQRQTPKKRRKSRTAFTNHQIYELEKRFLYQKYLSPADRDQIAQQLGLTNAQVITWFQNRRAKLKRDLEEMKADVESTKKMSPSSVESIISISELDQQSDAGSGRGKSRCGSPALLAHLDAGAHLQLSPSSPPCSSKDCTDDDDDDVEIDVDD comes from the exons ATGACTTCCAAGGACGAGTCCAAGTCCTCCATGGTGGAGGAGAGGCGGCGGAGCCCACTGGACCACCTGCCACCCCCGGCCAACTCCAACAAACCCCTGACGCCGTTCAGCATCGAGGACATCCTGAGCAAGCCGTCTGTGCGGCGGAGCTACGGCCTGTGCGGGACGGCGGCGCACCTCCTGGGCGTCGAGAAGCCCCCGCCCGCGGGCCTCGCCCTGTCCGGCCGCGCGCTGCTCTCGCAGACGTCCCCCCTCTGCGCCCTGGAGGAGCTGGCCAGCAAGACCTTCAAGGGGCTGGAGGTCAGCGTGCTGCAGGCGGCTGAAG GAAGGGACGGCATGACCATCTTCGGCCAGAGGCAGACCCCCAAGAAGAGGCGGAAGTCCCGCACCGCCTTCACCAACCACCAGATCTACGAGTTGGAGAAGCGCTTCCTGTACCAAAAGTACCTGTCGCCGGCCGACCGCGACCAGATCGCCCAGCAGCTGGGCCTGACCAACGCGCAGGTCATCACCTGGTTCCAGAACCGGCGCGCCAAGCTGAAGCGCGACCTGGAGGAGATGAAGGCCGACGTGGAGTCCACCAAGAAGATGAGCCCGTCGTCGGTGGAGAGCATCATCTCCATCTCGGAGCTGGATCAGCAGTCGGACGCCGGCAGCGGCCGGGGCAAGTCCCGCTGCGGCTCGCCGGCCCTGCTGGCCCACCTGGATGCCGGCGCCCACCTCCAGCTCTCGCCCTCCTCCCCGCCCTGCAGCAGCAAGGACTGCACCGACGACGACGATGACGACGTCGAGATCGACGTCGACGACTGA